TCAACAAACTGTTCAAGATCACTCATTTTAGTTCTTAATGCATATTTGTACAATTTGTTCATTCTACAGAATCTAAAATCCTCATTAAAAGTGTTTCTAGCTATAGATAGGAGTTCATGGTGTCTATGTATTCCAAAAACATAAGTATTTGTATCTTCTAATATGTATTCAATATGTGAACTATCTGTATAGTTTGGAGAGAGCTTGCGAACTAAATAGTTTTGCTCAGTATCTGAGCTCAAAGCCTTGTTTGTATATCTATAAGAGTAGTTCATTAGTGCTGGAATTCCATATCTTTTTATGCTTCCTggctttattaatatcagtGTATGTCTTCTTCCTTTTGATTTTGCCTCGTTAATTATTCTAAGCCTTGTGTAAGTcttaattcttcttttctcaATCCCATTTTGTGTGGAAAgtcttcttctttctttctttaaatatctttttgTGAAAATATCTCTTTGAGAACTTTCTCCTTTCATCCTTCTATATAGGTCATAAAGCCTACTACTCCAATATTTGTCCGAGTtataaatcaataaattgTAATCATCTTTTTCTAAAGTACTTGGAAGAGAATTAGGAATAACTTTTGATATAGGATTTTCATCACTCTTTTTCTTAGCAATAATCATTGGCTTTGCATTTCCCAACTGTTTTGGAAGTACTTTTTTcgaaaaatttgatttggATAATATATCCGATTTTGTAGTCACTGCTTTTGGaaaatttttggaaaaCGTTTTAGTCAgttctttattttgatccaaatcttcaatatttggtATATCATTCATCTTCTTTGCAGGAGGGCTCTTTTTTATCTCTGATGCTTTTGATATACTACTCTTTGCCTTTCCATCTAAATCTGATAGATCCTTACTTTGTGCTCCTGTCGAATCCTTTGAATTCATCTTCTTAATAACTTCTTTTATAGGGGTAtcttttgtatttatttccTTAGTAAGAGTATCTTTATTCAGCAAAATgctacttttttttaaaattggTGATTTTCCCAATAAAGATGTGCTACTTTTTTCAACAACTTTTAAAGGTATACCTCCTTTAACATTTAGCAATGTGTCTTTTTTTAGAGTATCAAGAGTCTTAGCTTtaagaatttgattttcaGTTGATGAACTGTTATCCAAAGATTTTGGTCCGCATATTTTAGTGAAATTGCTTATTTTAGAAGAAGTCTTAACTATACCAGAAGACTTTGCTTGAATATcagattttgattttagctcaaaattatctttattcTCGTTAGGTTTTGTTATATTTAGTgactttttcttttttattatagaTTCGTTTAATTCTCGTCTAGCCTCAATTGGGGACCTAATACTACTATcaaatttcatcattttgattggattctttttttcagttaatataattttacaGTTTTCTTTTACAACAGACTCGGAAGGTTGAATAATACCAGTATCATACTTCGGATCAGCCTTAATTGAAAGATTTCCCTTTTTTTCAGATAATTTACCAATAAATTTGGAGTaacttgatttttttattaaatgcCTTACTACCTCACTGTTTTTCACTAAAACTTCCTTCTTCTCAACATCAATTGTTACTCCTTTCTTCAAGCTTCCTTTATCAGTAATCAAATCAATATTGAGCTTTTTTATACCTTTATTACGAAGATTATCTATTATTTCCTTGATAAATCTTTCAGCATTCTTCATGTATTCAGCCCTCCTTTTATTACCTTCAGAAGCTATATGAAGTTTATCATCCCTTAATTTCTGGAGTTTAGCTTTgctattttttaaattatctcTTGCTTTAACTACTTCcttctttaaaatttctCTTAGAGCTTTTTCCCCTCTGGTAATTAACTCAATCctattaattttgagaatATCCTTTAAAAATTCTCCCTTTTGTTTGATATGCAGGCTTTTTCTTATtgttttttcatttttgattttaatttcGCGGATATGAAGCTGTCTTGCTTCTTCAAGAAGCCTATTCCTTCTGTTTATTAAGTTCTTTGGGCTGTTTTGGCCCCTATATGCATTTctttttgagaaaaataACGGGTTATGAGCAACTCTCCTAAGTCTTCTCTTTCTAACTTCAGGCTTTCTAGATTTCCAAGATTCATCAACATCTTTCAATTTGATGATAGAAGTTGGCATCATTGATTCAACCTTATTAGTAgctttttctttctcttttctaatatttccGAGAAAAGAGCTCATAGAATTTTCATTTGGGGGAGTATGTCTAGATATTATACTCCCCCTTCGTGAAAATATTGGTTATTTAGTTTTCTTGGAAGCATTTTCAAGTCCATTCTATTTGGAGACTTTGGTGgagaattttgattttgagCTGAGCCAAAATGAATATCAGTCTTCTTATGTGAATGACGCTGTACCATATGGAAATTCAAAACTTTaaccttttttttatttctcaCTTTACCTAAAAGTCTAGATAAGTGTATCTTCAAAATAGTGATTTGGTACATCAAACCAATATACCTTCTaattttaatctttttaaCTAAGtcatttaaatcattaccAATATTAGCCAGCTCCTTCACACAACTAAGTCGATTTATATCAtctttaactttaattttttccaCCTTTTCTGGATCATAATTATGTATATGCTTAAATGCGGAATTCTCTTGTCTTCTTATTGGTACTACTAACTTCAACTTCTccattttattatcaaacaaaaaatacCACCTTCATATATTcctaataaattctttaacccctctattaattaaatatcttttatttatcCCTTATCTTAATTTACACACCCAATCTTCTATTTCATGCATTATATGCACCAATGTCATTTAAAAACCTACTATGCACTCATTAATTTGGCGCCCAACCAGATGGCGCCATTGTTGCActtgtaatattattactgtTGAGAGGTACCGAGGGTAAAAAAGAACTATATATGTATTTTTCTGAACAAGAACAAGACTGAAAGAGATTCTGCTGAATCTTTGCTCAATTTGGAAGAGCTTTTATCAGTTTTTTGTTCTTAACCAACTTTACGTGTTTTGTCTTTACAGCGTATTTAACAGCCGAAAATATATAGAGagcaaaataaaaaaaattaatatgaGCTGGTGTGATCCATCTCATACAATTATTAGTTTGGAATTCGCATATGGCTACTTAAAGTTTATAATTCTATACTTTTTATCTTTGGTGTTATGGGGTCTCTATAGGCATCACCTTCATCTTAAGGTAGAGGCTGAGATTCCCTCATCTACATCAGAAAAAGAAGCTCTGATTGGATTCAGAGACAGcattattggaatttcactgaaatatatatattctgTCTTAATTTTACTGTCACAAATCTTTTTGTGCATTGTAGTTTGGAATGTTGTTTGTGCAACTTCATCTGAAGTCCAGCCTTATTGGACCACTAGAGCAAAAAcatatattatattctatATGTCAGGATTGTCGATGTGCCTAATACTTTACTTTTTGGAGCCTTTCTTTGAGAcattcttttatttaagaGAGACTTTGGACAAGTGTGCTTATGtaaaatctaaaaaaagACATGGTTTTACTCAAACTCTCAGAAGCACTCTCAATAAAGCCTTGCAGAGAGAAGCTTCGAATGTTCAACTTGAAtctaatgatttaattctACCTCTGTTAAAAGTGCAAAAGAGAGCAGATAAGACTAGATTCATCTGCCATAACCAAGTTACATATACATTTTTAGAATCTGAATCAGGTTTTGTTTGTTGTGATCAAAGTAATCTAAATGAGCTTGTAGGGAAAGAAGGACTCCTTAATAATGGTCTAAattctgaagaaattaGTAGATtgtcaaatattattgggaAAAATACTATAGATCTTGAAATTCCAGGAATATCTCAAGCATTTGCTAAGGAACTACTCCACcctattaatattctcaGATTAGGTTCTCTTTGGCAAGGAATTTTTTTGAGATTCTATATCTGGGCAGTTCTTTGGGCaataatgattatttttactaCTTTTAAAACTCTTAAAGTGATTATATCTAACCAAGAAAACATTAAAAAGGCActtgaaaattatattgGACGTCCCATCTCAGTCTTGAGAAACGGAAAAAAGGTCAGAATACCCTCCCATGATCTTGTTCCTGGcgatttaatatttttgtcGCAAGACTTAACTGCTCCTTGTGACATTTATGTGGTTTCAGGATGTGTTGTAGTCAATGAATCTTTTATCACTGGTGAGTCAAACCCTATATTAAAGGTACAGATCGATAGAAActcattttctaatattaccAGTACTCAACCAGGTAATAAATCCTCGAGCATGACAAACTACGAACTGAAAAATCGAACATGTTCTACTTTGGATTCTATTAACTTGGATAAATTGGAAATTAACTCAAAAGATGAATGCAACCCTATTTCTCATGATTCTAAGGTTTTACATGAAGATAAAATCATACAAAAGCCCATTTTTATGGGTACTAAAATTATAAGCTCATTTTCATATGGTGACTACTCAAAAATAGCAATAGGAATTGCATTCAGAACTGGAATATACTCTTCTTATGGTCAATTGCTTTACAAGACTGTCCACTCATTCTCTAATATAAGCCAATACTCTGTCTCAAACGTGAAATATATCAGAAATCTTAAAGCACTATGGATTATTATGCTTTCATCTGCATTTGCTGCAATTTTATACCAGAACCATTTACTTGGTTGGAGTACTGGGTCATTCTTCTTTGCTGTTGGAACCTTTATCCAGCTTTTACCTCTCTGGGCACCTTCATGTATTCAGTTTTCCCTTAATAAAAGTGTAGAAAGGCTTGTAAATCTGTTTTCATTGTCTTCTACTTTTCCAATGGATATTCCTTTAGCTGGGAAACTTAAAGTTTTATGTCTAGACAAAACAGGTACTCTTACTACAAACAAAATGATCTTTATTGGTGCAGCAAATgctataaaaaataatagctTTGGATACCCGAATAATATTGCTCATCTTTTAGAGAATAGCAATCCAAATATCAATCTTGAacttcaaaaaaataaagaatccAAAAGTGTCCAACATATTGATCATAATAGAAATTCACTTAATATTTACGTTCATTACGAGCTCGTCTGGGAAACATCCACCGTATCatatgaagaagaagatcctctaattaataaatctacTGGAATTCTTGTAAACCCAATTAGTTCTGAACCCAAATTCCTTCCTCCAATTATTAGCTCCGATTCTTTTTCTCCAGACGACCTTATTTACATTGGACTTTGTTGTTGTCATAATATTGTTCCACAAATTACCAACAATGGAACTATTCTAATAGGTAACGATATAGACAAGGCATTATTCACTTCAACTAATgccaaaattaaaatatgcAATGAGAGAAGGTTCATTTCACTCACTGGAGCAAGCGATGAAGACTCAGGTTCAgttgataatatttatgAATACCCAATCGAAGTTTTGAGAATTAATGAGTTCGATTGGAATAATCCTTGTATGTCTGTGGTAGTTCACCACCGAATATTTGACAGATATTACATTTTCTGTAAAGGATCCTTTGATGTTTTGACTAAATTCTCTCCAAATAAAGAGGAAATCCTTACCGAGAAACATAAATATCTCAATACTTCAAATAGTTTAGATACAGAGGATGAACAGGAGCTTGTTGATGCTTTTGAAGTCCTTAACTCCTCTGGTGAAATGGACAGCGACCTcttaaataaatacaatCACTCAAGATCCAACAATGTTCAAAAACCTATAAGTCATATGAGTGAACATAATATTGTTGACGGTTACAGTAAATTGGGATACTATGTTATGGCAATGTCTTATAGAGAAATTAAAGACAAAGTTTTGATTGATGCACTTCTGAACAAGCCAAGATCTAATGTTTCTAGAAATACACTTGAATCTGATCTAACAATCATAAGCTATCTTCTTCTGCAAAATGATCTTAGACCAAAAACTAGAGAATTTATTGATTCTATCAAAATGTCAGGAATTAGGCCAGTCATCTTAACAGGTGACTCAGCATTCACAGCACTATCTGTTGCCCGAAAAGCAGGAATAATCTCTAATAAGAACCCTGTTGCAATTGGAGATACTATTATTGACATAACTGGAAAGGAAACAATCGTTTGGTATGATGCTATTGCTGGAAATAACATAGTAATCTCTCCGAACAAAATCTATGAGTCCACTGAATATAACTCTTTAGTTGTTACATCACGAGCTCTAATGTTATTAAGATCTAAAAAGTACTTTAGACCTTCTAATTTTGAAATGGCAAATATGATGGGTCCTTTATCAAACTTTAGTTTTTTAAAGACATATTGTAGACTTGAGAAATTCTCTTCTGAAGAGCTTTCTTCTCATTCTTTGTTTGACCTAGTCTTTGATAGAATCAAGATTTTTGCAAGATCAAATCCTGAACACAAAAGAATCGTTATTTcagaattcaaaaagagaaatattGTGACAGGAATGATTGGAGACGGAGTTAATGATTTACCTGCATTCAAAATGGCAGATGTTAGTATTTCAGTCCATGAGAATTCGTATTATTTTAACAactttataaataataataattctattcAAGAAGAATCCATTCAAAATCATGAAAATTTCAGTATTAATACAGAAAACTCTCCAATGACATTGGCATTTTCTTCCTTCTCTATTGAGGCTGACAATATTATGAGAGTTCTTGACCTAATTCGAGAAGGTAGAGCTGCAATGGTTACTAcaatttctctttttaTGTTTCTTTCCTCTCAAGGTgtattttattcattttacAAGAATGTTTTATTTGCTATTGCTCAAGCTAACCTTCCTGTAATGATCTATGTATTTATTGACGTATTTCTAGTATTTCCTTCTATTTGGTTAATGATCCTCTGCAAACCAAAGAAATACATTAACTCATACAGGCCAACAGGAGCTTTACTTGGTAAACGAACTATTATATCATTCCTAAGCTTATTGGGAACGTGTTTctcattttattatattgttATGACAAGACTACTCAACTCTCCTTGGATGATTCCTTCCCTTAATCACAATGCAGAGATACCAGTTGAAAGATGGTTTCAACGTCAAGATAATTTTGAAGCTTCCGTAACTTCCATTTGGATGGGACTCCAactttcttcattatctcTCATTTTTTCCTTTGGAGGTAAATTCAGAGAGAGAGTTACTAAAAATAAGCGTTTAGTTTTATGGGTAATATGTTGCCATATTTTccttttatatttatgtaTAAGCAGTCCAAATGCCCTTACTTGTCTATTTAGAGTAAATTGTACTGACCAAATTGATAGATTTTGGGAGTTTCAAATCTTTGgttataatattttgaaaattacaGGAGGGAAATTTCAAGGAGCTGGATCTCATAATGTATTTCCATTGGCTTGGAAAGtggaatttattttttggaactacttttcaattttatccATGTCACTTATTTATTGGTGGATATCCTCAAACtctaatttaaaaaaagtaaaatttAGTGTATACTAAttagataaatatatttttattaatttaactaaaatcttaatatttggaaataacTAATTTGACAGTCTCTAAAAGCgttaatgaaatatataGTATAATCTAGATTtacttattaatttcttcgATACCTAATTTAGCTAACATTTTTGGTATTGAAGTAGGCGTCCAATTTTCGGAGTTATCgtcttttttaatttcaggatctttaatgaaaatgacGCCCTGGTTAATGTAAAAGAATagctttaaaaaaattggatTTGATTTAAAGTAGCTATTTTGAACCTTATTTTTAGATTCTGAATGATGTTCTTCATATTCTATAGAATATATTTGCCTTCCATGGTCATTTTTTCTCCCACATTGCTTAATAACTAATCCCATTTCATCGGAAATCCATTCCAATGCCCCTAAAATTAATGAGTCATCTTTGAGATTCATAAATTCTGGGATTTCTTCATCATGGTCCTTAAAAGACTCATAGTCAATCCAATCATTTgtcttctttttaatttctggATCTAAGTCAgaatagaaattaatgtGATAGTCTATATAAATTAGTCCTTTAGTCAGAAAAGCTTTGCTTTTGGCAGATGCCATGGCTCCTTTGGAAAAAATTTCTCTCCAAAACTGATACCATTCAAGTAAAtctttatataaattaacaAACTGTTCTTTATTGGCAGAACTTGGGGTCTCCTCTCTTGAATATTGTGTTAAACCATACTCATTTCTGATGTTGGATAACTTTAATTCAAGAGCTTTGATCCATTTGGGACCAATTACATCAGTAAATATCTGAGACACTAAAGATTTACCAACCAAATCCTTGTTGAACCATAATTCAAGATGAGAAAAACAGTCTAATTGTTGTAATTTGTGGTTTTGTTCAACTTGAAGgtcaattttaaaataagaaaGTAACTTTGGAAATATCTTTgacaaaataatattgtcaAATTCTTGTTTAATAAGATTGCTACGGTATGTCTCATGATCAAAAAATCCAATAGtttcaaaatcttcagCTTCATAATCTTTTTCGGTTTCTAATATAGGTTTCCAAATAGTTAATAGTGATAATGGCCATTCTTCTGGAGGCTCCCATTCTTCCAAAGCATCATCAATGTGTTTTGATATAACTTTTGATATTTGATATCCCATTCCAAATTTGTAGTAATAAGGAAGCCATCTAAATAACCATTTATACTTGGAACTTTCAGAAATTCCTTCTGAGTTAGAGTCAATTTTATTGAGTTGAAGTTGATGGATCTGTTTATTCCAAA
The Cryptosporidium parvum Iowa II chromosome 2, whole genome shotgun sequence genome window above contains:
- a CDS encoding P-type ATpase3 cation transport ATpase, signal peptide (similar to gi:7021535), with amino-acid sequence MSWCDPSHTIISLEFAYGYLKFIILYFLSLVLWGLYRHHLHLKVEAEIPSSTSEKEALIGFRDSIIGISLKYIYSVLILLSQIFLCIVVWNVVCATSSEVQPYWTTRAKTYIIFYMSGLSMCLILYFLEPFFETFFYLRETLDKCAYVKSKKRHGFTQTLRSTLNKALQREASNVQLESNDLILPLLKVQKRADKTRFICHNQVTYTFLESESGFVCCDQSNLNELVGKEGLLNNGLNSEEISRLSNIIGKNTIDLEIPGISQAFAKELLHPINILRLGSLWQGIFLRFYIWAVLWAIMIIFTTFKTLKVIISNQENIKKALENYIGRPISVLRNGKKVRIPSHDLVPGDLIFLSQDLTAPCDIYVVSGCVVVNESFITGESNPILKVQIDRNSFSNITSTQPGNKSSSMTNYELKNRTCSTLDSINLDKLEINSKDECNPISHDSKVLHEDKIIQKPIFMGTKIISSFSYGDYSKIAIGIAFRTGIYSSYGQLLYKTVHSFSNISQYSVSNVKYIRNLKALWIIMLSSAFAAILYQNHLLGWSTGSFFFAVGTFIQLLPLWAPSCIQFSLNKSVERLVNLFSLSSTFPMDIPLAGKLKVLCLDKTGTLTTNKMIFIGAANAIKNNSFGYPNNIAHLLENSNPNINLELQKNKESKSVQHIDHNRNSLNIYVHYELVWETSTVSYEEEDPLINKSTGILVNPISSEPKFLPPIISSDSFSPDDLIYIGLCCCHNIVPQITNNGTILIGNDIDKALFTSTNAKIKICNERRFISLTGASDEDSGSVDNIYEYPIEVLRINEFDWNNPCMSVVVHHRIFDRYYIFCKGSFDVLTKFSPNKEEILTEKHKYLNTSNSLDTEDEQELVDAFEVLNSSGEMDSDLLNKYNHSRSNNVQKPISHMSEHNIVDGYSKLGYYVMAMSYREIKDKVLIDALLNKPRSNVSRNTLESDLTIISYLLLQNDLRPKTREFIDSIKMSGIRPVILTGDSAFTALSVARKAGIISNKNPVAIGDTIIDITGKETIVWYDAIAGNNIVISPNKIYESTEYNSLVVTSRALMLLRSKKYFRPSNFEMANMMGPLSNFSFLKTYCRLEKFSSEELSSHSLFDLVFDRIKIFARSNPEHKRIVISEFKKRNIVTGMIGDGVNDLPAFKMADVSISVHENSYYFNNFINNNNSIQEESIQNHENFSINTENSPMTLAFSSFSIEADNIMRVLDLIREGRAAMVTTISLFMFLSSQGVFYSFYKNVLFAIAQANLPVMIYVFIDVFLVFPSIWLMILCKPKKYINSYRPTGALLGKRTIISFLSLLGTCFSFYYIVMTRLLNSPWMIPSLNHNAEIPVERWFQRQDNFEASVTSIWMGLQLSSLSLIFSFGGKFRERVTKNKRLVLWVICCHIFLLYLCISSPNALTCLFRVNCTDQIDRFWEFQIFGYNILKITGGKFQGAGSHNVFPLAWKVEFIFWNYFSILSMSLIYWWISSNSNLKKVKFSVY
- a CDS encoding SPAC1486.03c-like tuftelin-interacting protein, G-patch domain; amino-acid sequence: MKESKGSEDLRAKYGKGFDIIRKMGFKGGGLGVDGSGISEPIQVKIRPANLGIAIERDNSFNKSDKFENKSTEVKNIEEKNKKQKTSINELAEVINQDPEAKIYQIFPKKTFLNDIMESVSLQREACEQNRKVLQDYFNEKQLEIEYQSSSLDNLKEKKTIMENLSITTKQIQRIFLKLHYDLEKIMEDEIVNLFEEQGDIPSVENEDFQDQMDSLEKVVQEFSESFNRVLDSCSDASSKEVSKSYLPYCSIVRDILKVSLQKLYKKEKNMELDPDFGISAWIAIKALFVNLQTSRTEKEYDSKLCFEQLLLDTVGKYLEVYFICSWDPIKENEYGISLLSIWVHLIPSEFIKTNLMQIIWNKQIHQLQLNKIDSNSEGISESSKYKWLFRWLPYYYKFGMGYQISKVISKHIDDALEEWEPPEEWPLSLLTIWKPILETEKDYEAEDFETIGFFDHETYRSNLIKQEFDNIILSKIFPKLLSYFKIDLQVEQNHKLQQLDCFSHLELWFNKDLVGKSLVSQIFTDVIGPKWIKALELKLSNIRNEYGLTQYSREETPSSANKEQFVNLYKDLLEWYQFWREIFSKGAMASAKSKAFLTKGLIYIDYHINFYSDLDPEIKKKTNDWIDYESFKDHDEEIPEFMNLKDDSLILGALEWISDEMGLVIKQCGRKNDHGRQIYSIEYEEHHSESKNKVQNSYFKSNPIFLKLFFYINQGVIFIKDPEIKKDDNSENWTPTSIPKMLAKLGIEEINK